Proteins encoded by one window of Chryseobacterium sp. POL2:
- the rfbD gene encoding dTDP-4-dehydrorhamnose reductase, with translation MKRILVIGANGQLGHCLQKIAPKYHELFDFNFTGSSVLDITKHEDIAREFQDYQPDFCINASAYTAVDLAETEQEKAFTVNAYAVADLADVCESHDCTLIHVSTDYVFEGNTNIDYEEDNFTNPTGVYGASKRKGEELALDNNPKTIILRTSWLYSEFNKNFVKTMLSLFKTKDELGIVDDQYGQPTNANDLAEAIMSIIEKQAKHYGIFHFSNYPETTWFKFAEKIKEFSGSDIKLNPITTEQFPTPAKRPMRSTMNLDKIEKKYGIEPRRWEHSLEECVDILKHL, from the coding sequence ATGAAAAGAATTTTAGTCATTGGCGCCAATGGTCAGCTGGGACATTGCCTGCAAAAGATTGCCCCAAAATATCATGAACTGTTCGATTTTAATTTTACAGGCTCATCCGTTTTAGACATTACAAAACATGAAGACATTGCTCGTGAGTTTCAAGACTATCAACCCGACTTTTGCATTAATGCTTCGGCTTATACCGCAGTCGATTTAGCAGAAACCGAGCAAGAAAAAGCTTTTACCGTTAATGCTTATGCTGTGGCGGATTTGGCAGACGTTTGCGAAAGTCATGACTGTACACTTATCCATGTTTCTACAGATTATGTGTTCGAAGGCAATACCAATATCGATTATGAAGAGGATAACTTTACCAATCCAACGGGCGTTTACGGTGCGAGCAAAAGAAAAGGGGAAGAGTTGGCTTTGGATAACAATCCTAAAACCATTATCCTGAGAACATCTTGGTTATACTCGGAGTTTAACAAGAACTTTGTGAAAACCATGCTTAGTTTATTTAAAACCAAAGATGAGCTTGGCATTGTTGATGATCAATACGGACAACCAACCAATGCTAATGACCTTGCAGAAGCGATTATGTCAATTATCGAGAAACAAGCGAAGCATTATGGGATTTTTCACTTTTCAAATTATCCGGAAACGACTTGGTTCAAATTTGCGGAGAAAATTAAAGAATTTTCAGGTTCCGATATTAAGCTTAATCCAATTACCACAGAGCAATTTCCGACGCCGGCAAAACGCCCTATGCGCAGCACGATGAATCTTGACAAAATCGAAAAAAAATATGGTATCGAACCGCGCCGTTGGGAACATAGTTTGGAAGAATGTGTTGATATTTTAAAACATCTTTAA
- a CDS encoding helix-turn-helix domain-containing protein codes for MEQNEALFDLIEHTNRSIFLTGKAGTGKTTFLNNFVKKTQKKHIIIAPTGIAAINAGGVTIHSMFGLPLRTFIPTTERIDQNLANNIADLMPHFKYRKDKLKLLREIEVIIIDEVSMLRADVLDMMDFALRHIRRNPLKFGGVQMLFIGDLYQLPPVVRDEYLLNQYYASPFFFHAKALENYPIITIELRKVYRQSDEKFLEILNAIRNGDTENIDFNELNARYDPDFEPKEESYVYLCSHNRQADEINQRKLKELGNRSHYFDAEIVGDFKESQYPNEQTLELKVGAQIMFIRNDTSPDKLYYNGKLAEITYINGDEISVVLDGSQEEFTIKPEIWEQKKYSLDSEKNITEEVLGSFKQYPIRLAWAVTIHKSQGLTFDRLIIDAGKSFASGQVYVALSRCRTLEGIVLKSRITPDVIFKDHRVAQFQTSTNANDRMEAILEAEKYDYSIEKVIRRLDCTWFAPTLEIWFNSGKDSRYLDREQKKNLYQSLKPEIQNLVQIFNKFEKVLKQLTQKFISQESDWQQVEEKAKGAVNFFFSNVNEKIFVPLKDFYATTKGVKGLKAYNEDFKIWVDDMQEYLNDIKDAQLLNVDLFDKSKDVEISSKIKKVPTHILSFQMFQEGKTLAEVAKERGLVVSTVYGHLGKFAEQGILDKKDMLRIYPKEKFNDFEKVFKENPQDNLNDWKAVLPPEFEYNEIRLLWNFFLNIKNEKHLD; via the coding sequence ATGGAACAGAATGAGGCTTTATTTGACTTGATTGAACATACCAATCGCAGTATTTTTTTAACAGGAAAAGCAGGAACGGGAAAAACAACTTTCCTAAATAATTTCGTAAAGAAAACTCAGAAAAAACATATCATTATCGCGCCAACAGGTATTGCGGCAATCAATGCTGGTGGCGTCACCATCCACTCGATGTTTGGATTACCACTTCGGACTTTTATCCCTACGACAGAGCGTATCGACCAAAATCTTGCTAACAACATTGCGGATCTGATGCCTCATTTCAAATATCGAAAAGATAAATTAAAACTACTTCGCGAGATAGAAGTTATCATCATCGACGAAGTGTCAATGTTGCGCGCAGATGTCTTGGACATGATGGATTTTGCGCTACGTCATATTCGACGTAATCCACTAAAATTTGGTGGTGTGCAGATGCTGTTCATTGGTGATCTTTACCAATTACCGCCTGTTGTTCGGGACGAATATTTATTGAATCAATATTATGCTTCGCCATTTTTTTTCCACGCAAAAGCTTTAGAAAACTATCCCATTATCACCATTGAACTTCGCAAAGTATATCGACAAAGCGATGAAAAATTCCTTGAGATACTAAACGCCATCCGAAATGGAGATACTGAAAACATTGATTTTAACGAACTAAACGCTCGCTACGATCCCGATTTTGAGCCAAAAGAAGAATCTTACGTCTATCTATGTTCTCACAATCGACAAGCCGACGAAATTAACCAACGCAAATTAAAAGAGCTTGGCAATCGTTCTCATTATTTCGATGCTGAAATTGTTGGCGATTTTAAAGAAAGTCAATATCCAAATGAGCAAACACTTGAACTAAAAGTAGGCGCTCAAATCATGTTTATCAGAAATGACACCTCGCCAGATAAGCTATATTACAATGGAAAATTAGCAGAAATCACCTACATCAACGGAGACGAGATAAGTGTTGTTTTGGACGGCAGTCAGGAAGAATTTACTATAAAACCTGAAATTTGGGAACAAAAAAAATACAGCCTCGATTCTGAAAAAAATATTACCGAAGAGGTTTTGGGTAGTTTCAAACAATATCCAATACGTTTGGCTTGGGCGGTTACCATTCATAAAAGTCAAGGTTTAACCTTTGACCGTTTGATTATCGATGCTGGAAAAAGTTTTGCTTCTGGCCAAGTTTATGTGGCGTTGTCGCGTTGCCGAACTTTGGAAGGTATTGTTTTAAAATCCCGAATCACGCCCGATGTTATTTTTAAAGACCATCGTGTCGCACAGTTCCAGACCTCCACGAATGCGAATGACAGAATGGAGGCAATTTTGGAAGCCGAAAAATACGATTACAGCATCGAAAAAGTGATCCGAAGATTGGACTGCACTTGGTTTGCACCGACATTGGAAATTTGGTTTAATAGTGGAAAAGATAGTCGTTATCTGGACCGCGAACAAAAGAAAAATCTTTACCAAAGTCTAAAACCCGAAATCCAAAATCTGGTACAAATCTTCAATAAGTTTGAAAAAGTTTTAAAACAACTGACTCAAAAATTCATCAGTCAGGAAAGTGATTGGCAACAAGTTGAGGAAAAAGCTAAAGGCGCCGTTAATTTCTTTTTTAGCAATGTTAATGAGAAAATATTTGTTCCTTTAAAAGATTTCTATGCAACAACCAAAGGCGTAAAAGGGCTAAAAGCCTACAACGAAGATTTTAAAATTTGGGTTGATGATATGCAAGAATATCTCAATGATATCAAAGACGCACAATTGCTAAATGTCGATTTGTTTGATAAAAGCAAGGATGTCGAAATTTCTTCAAAAATTAAAAAAGTCCCAACGCATATCTTAAGTTTCCAGATGTTCCAAGAAGGAAAAACTTTGGCAGAAGTGGCTAAAGAACGCGGATTGGTCGTGTCAACGGTGTATGGCCATTTAGGAAAATTTGCTGAGCAAGGTATTTTGGATAAAAAAGACATGTTGAGAATTTACCCAAAAGAAAAATTTAATGATTTTGAAAAGGTTTTCAAGGAAAATCCACAAGACAATCTCAACGATTGGAAAGCGGTGCTTCCACCGGAATTCGAGTACAATGAAATACGATTGCTTTGGAACTTTTTTTTAAATATAAAAAACGAAAAACATCTCGATTGA
- the ruvC gene encoding crossover junction endodeoxyribonuclease RuvC: MQTEKIILGIDPGTAVMGFGIITIKGGKMSLLAIHELILKKYETHEIKLKHIFDRTLSLIDEYHPDEVALEAPFFGKNVQSMLKLGRAQGVAMAASLHRDVPIVEYSPKKIKMAITGNGNASKEQVAGMLQKLLNLKEFPTKYLDASDGLAVAVCHHFNSGNLSTEKSYSGWDSFLKQNPNRIK, from the coding sequence ATGCAAACCGAAAAAATCATCTTAGGAATCGACCCAGGAACCGCCGTAATGGGCTTTGGAATTATCACCATAAAAGGTGGCAAAATGTCGCTACTAGCCATTCATGAACTTATTCTTAAGAAATATGAAACCCACGAAATAAAACTAAAACACATCTTCGACCGCACCCTTTCTTTGATTGATGAATATCATCCTGATGAAGTTGCTTTGGAAGCACCTTTCTTTGGGAAAAATGTCCAAAGTATGTTGAAATTAGGTCGCGCACAAGGCGTGGCAATGGCCGCAAGTTTGCATCGCGATGTTCCAATTGTTGAATATTCTCCTAAGAAAATTAAAATGGCCATCACCGGAAATGGAAATGCCAGCAAAGAACAAGTTGCAGGAATGTTGCAAAAACTTTTGAACCTAAAAGAATTTCCGACCAAATATCTGGATGCTTCGGACGGTCTGGCTGTGGCGGTTTGTCATCATTTTAATTCTGGAAATCTTTCGACAGAAAAATCCTACTCTGGTTGGGACAGTTTTCTAAAACAAAATCCTAATCGAATTAAATAA
- a CDS encoding M16 family metallopeptidase gives MKKLLLASAFSFGFGVMPIAIYAQKSAVESPVYVSNTEGIKEYNLKNGLKILLIPDASQSNMVVNIIYNVGSRHEGYGEKGMAHLLEHMLFKSTKKLGDIKKQLSDKGGAANGTTWYDRTNYYEVFPSSDENLRWALEMEADRMINATILQSDLDKEFSVVRNEFEIGENNPGSVLQERIVSTAYLWHNYGNSTIGSKEDIERVKAPTLRKFYEKFYQPDNATLIVAGKFDEKKALDYVSQYFAPIPKPTRVIDPTYTVEPAQDGERFIELKRSGDSKVVGALYHTAPFADKDYAALDALSEILTSDPSGYLYKAFIDTHKAASVYGWQPTVRDASYLYFGLEVPNDKDVKATQEEFRKELDKVANIKYTDDDVKRAKAKLLKQVENIKNNTINYAISLTEVIGAGNHKLFMLYRDNVEQLTKADIQRVAEKYFRSNNRTIGAFIPTKDEVRVKNTEYSDSQIASLTKDYKGKALEKEAAAFEASIKNLKANLTVSTLNNGLKYGLIKKEIKGNKMLASFRFPIGNVKDLTGKSDVGSLMAQVLKTGTKSHTKEQIQDMLDEWKTNLNFGFSGQTLFVNINTYKENFPKVMNLVKEILTESTFPEAELVKTVNEYNTYLESSLNDPQALAFTEIERQSTAYPKESIYYTPSTKEQIENNKKVTRQQLLDFYSNMLGANNGVGSVVGDLDGKTVSGLIESTFGNWNSKSKYEYIKPELFGTKKLDKDYLTPDKENGAAVGRINFAMNRNSADYPAMMMANEILGSGGFLSARIPMRLREKDGISYGAGSFMNIPVNNDVASWSWYALFNPTKKEAVNKAVKEEIAKALKDGFTAEELKSNLTSWLNSRKTGLGNDNTLMNLVNTQLQYGVSLDEYDKLEKEVSTLKLDQVNAVLRKYISEDRLTSVYAGDFNKK, from the coding sequence ATGAAAAAACTTTTACTAGCCTCGGCTTTTAGCTTTGGATTTGGTGTAATGCCAATTGCTATTTATGCGCAAAAAAGTGCTGTAGAATCGCCAGTTTACGTTAGTAATACTGAAGGAATTAAGGAGTATAATCTTAAAAATGGTCTTAAAATATTATTAATTCCAGATGCTTCACAAAGTAATATGGTTGTTAATATTATCTACAATGTTGGTTCTCGACACGAAGGTTATGGTGAGAAAGGTATGGCCCATTTGCTGGAACACATGCTTTTCAAAAGCACCAAAAAATTAGGTGACATCAAAAAACAATTGTCGGATAAAGGAGGTGCTGCCAACGGTACAACGTGGTATGACAGGACCAATTATTACGAAGTTTTCCCTTCTAGTGACGAGAATCTTCGTTGGGCTTTGGAGATGGAAGCCGATAGAATGATAAATGCAACAATTCTTCAGTCAGATTTGGATAAAGAATTTTCTGTGGTAAGAAACGAGTTCGAGATTGGAGAAAATAACCCAGGCAGTGTGTTGCAAGAACGTATTGTCTCAACGGCTTATTTGTGGCACAACTACGGAAACTCAACCATCGGTAGCAAAGAAGATATCGAACGTGTTAAAGCACCGACATTGAGAAAGTTTTATGAAAAATTTTATCAACCCGATAATGCAACATTGATTGTTGCTGGTAAATTCGATGAGAAAAAAGCTTTGGATTATGTATCACAATATTTTGCACCTATCCCGAAGCCGACAAGAGTTATTGATCCAACATACACCGTAGAACCAGCACAGGACGGAGAACGTTTTATCGAATTGAAGCGATCTGGTGACAGCAAAGTTGTCGGAGCATTATACCATACCGCGCCTTTTGCGGATAAAGATTACGCGGCTTTGGACGCACTAAGTGAAATTTTAACTTCGGATCCTTCGGGGTATTTGTATAAAGCATTTATTGACACGCACAAGGCCGCTTCTGTGTACGGGTGGCAACCAACGGTTCGTGATGCGAGTTATTTATATTTTGGCCTAGAAGTTCCGAATGATAAAGATGTTAAAGCGACACAAGAAGAGTTTAGAAAAGAGTTGGATAAAGTGGCCAATATCAAATATACCGATGATGATGTAAAACGTGCCAAAGCCAAACTTCTAAAACAAGTTGAAAATATTAAAAACAATACCATCAATTATGCTATTAGCTTAACCGAAGTTATTGGTGCTGGCAATCACAAACTTTTTATGCTGTATCGTGATAATGTTGAACAATTAACCAAAGCCGATATCCAACGCGTTGCAGAAAAATATTTTAGAAGTAATAACCGTACAATAGGCGCTTTTATACCAACAAAAGATGAAGTTCGTGTTAAAAACACCGAATATTCTGACAGCCAAATTGCAAGTTTAACCAAAGATTATAAAGGTAAAGCATTAGAAAAAGAAGCCGCAGCTTTTGAAGCTTCCATCAAAAATTTAAAAGCCAATCTTACAGTGTCTACATTAAATAATGGCCTTAAATATGGCCTAATTAAAAAAGAAATAAAAGGAAACAAAATGCTGGCGAGTTTTCGTTTTCCAATTGGCAATGTAAAGGATTTAACAGGTAAGTCAGACGTTGGATCATTAATGGCTCAAGTGCTTAAAACGGGAACGAAATCCCATACCAAAGAGCAGATCCAAGACATGTTGGACGAGTGGAAGACCAATCTTAACTTCGGATTTAGCGGTCAGACTTTATTTGTAAACATTAATACCTACAAAGAAAATTTCCCTAAGGTGATGAATTTGGTGAAAGAAATTTTAACTGAATCTACTTTCCCAGAAGCGGAATTGGTGAAAACTGTTAACGAATATAATACTTACCTAGAATCTTCGTTGAACGATCCACAGGCTTTAGCTTTTACAGAGATTGAGCGTCAAAGTACAGCTTATCCGAAAGAAAGCATCTATTACACGCCATCAACAAAAGAACAAATAGAAAATAACAAAAAAGTGACGCGTCAACAACTCTTAGATTTTTATTCAAATATGCTAGGTGCTAATAATGGCGTAGGTTCTGTAGTCGGCGATTTGGACGGAAAAACAGTTTCTGGATTGATAGAGTCAACCTTCGGAAATTGGAATTCTAAATCGAAATACGAGTATATCAAACCAGAATTATTCGGAACTAAAAAATTAGATAAAGATTATTTGACGCCAGATAAAGAGAATGGCGCAGCGGTTGGCCGTATCAATTTTGCTATGAATCGTAATAGTGCAGATTATCCTGCAATGATGATGGCGAACGAAATTCTTGGAAGTGGCGGTTTCTTGTCTGCGCGTATTCCGATGCGTTTGCGCGAGAAAGACGGCATTAGTTATGGTGCGGGTTCTTTCATGAATATTCCGGTGAATAACGACGTTGCGTCTTGGTCTTGGTATGCACTTTTTAATCCGACAAAAAAAGAGGCTGTTAACAAAGCTGTGAAAGAGGAAATTGCAAAAGCGCTTAAAGATGGTTTCACAGCAGAAGAATTGAAATCTAATTTGACATCGTGGCTTAACTCTAGAAAAACTGGATTGGGGAACGATAATACTTTAATGAATCTTGTCAATACGCAATTGCAATATGGCGTTTCACTAGATGAATATGACAAGTTGGAAAAAGAAGTTTCTACGTTGAAGTTGGATCAAGTCAACGCTGTTTTAAGAAAATATATTTCTGAAGACAGGTTAACTTCTGTCTATGCAGGTGATTTTAATAAAAAATAA
- the hemH gene encoding ferrochelatase: MDTNKLHAKQRKGILLVNLGSPKSTSVEDVKDYLDEFLMDERVIDYRWIGRALLVQGIILKTRPAKSAEAYKTVWTEKGSPLIVITQQIQEKLQKLVDVPVEIGMRYAEPSIETGIKKLVEQGVTEIVLFPLYPQYAMSTTETVIEKAEAVRKKKFPEVKINYVQPFYDREDYIDCLAESIKEKLPRNFDALQFSYHGVPERHLYKTDPSKTCKIDDANCINSQVETHNAYCYRHQCYKTTELVIAKLGIPKEKVIVSFQSRLGKDKWVEPYTDETFESIPKKGIKNIAVVCPAFVSDCLETLEEISVEGKEEFLHAGGENFHYIPCLNDEDQWINVVKTLCEERLNEFYLV, translated from the coding sequence TTGGATACCAACAAGCTACACGCTAAGCAACGAAAAGGCATTTTACTCGTTAATCTAGGTTCGCCCAAATCGACATCTGTGGAAGATGTTAAAGATTATCTTGACGAATTTTTGATGGACGAAAGAGTTATCGATTATCGCTGGATTGGTCGTGCGCTTCTTGTGCAAGGCATTATTTTGAAAACACGCCCCGCAAAATCTGCAGAAGCGTACAAAACAGTTTGGACAGAAAAAGGTTCTCCGCTGATTGTCATAACACAACAAATCCAAGAGAAACTTCAAAAGCTGGTTGATGTCCCGGTAGAAATCGGAATGCGCTATGCAGAACCTAGCATAGAAACAGGAATTAAAAAACTCGTTGAACAAGGCGTTACAGAGATTGTTTTGTTCCCACTCTATCCGCAATATGCGATGAGTACGACAGAAACAGTTATAGAAAAAGCAGAAGCTGTACGCAAGAAAAAATTCCCGGAAGTTAAAATTAATTATGTTCAGCCATTTTACGATCGAGAAGATTATATCGATTGTTTAGCTGAAAGTATTAAGGAAAAATTACCTAGAAATTTTGATGCTTTACAGTTTTCGTATCATGGCGTTCCGGAAAGGCACCTTTATAAAACCGATCCTTCTAAGACTTGTAAAATCGATGATGCTAACTGTATCAACAGCCAAGTGGAAACACACAACGCCTATTGTTACAGACATCAATGCTACAAAACGACAGAACTAGTCATTGCAAAATTGGGCATTCCAAAAGAAAAGGTGATTGTTTCTTTCCAATCTCGACTTGGAAAAGACAAATGGGTTGAGCCTTATACCGATGAAACTTTTGAATCGATCCCGAAAAAAGGAATCAAAAATATCGCTGTGGTTTGTCCTGCTTTTGTATCCGATTGTCTAGAAACTTTAGAAGAAATATCGGTCGAAGGTAAAGAAGAATTCCTCCATGCAGGTGGCGAAAACTTCCACTACATCCCTTGTCTTAACGACGAAGACCAATGGATTAATGTCGTAAAAACTCTTTGCGAGGAAAGACTGAACGAGTTTTATTTGGTTTAA
- a CDS encoding NifU family protein produces MRQILIEPTENPKVLKFVADYNLVPGSLELDRDSDISEIPLAQELFNYPFVSRIFITANFIAVAKEDSVEWEHITESLKNVIEDELLANPRIYLQKKKELYQIYSEMTPNPAVMKFVSNKLLLDGFLECKNAQDAELVPLAKALFDEFDFVKEIFISDNFVAVTKDNQYEWHQIMTQVRSKVADYLQAGGEVSNIEPHPHENPVQKILNRDYTDNEQKISDILMEYVAPAVENDGGKISLMEYDEESKTAKMLLQGACSGCPSSTATLKNGIENILKQFVPDLVDKVEAVNG; encoded by the coding sequence ATGAGACAAATTTTAATAGAACCAACAGAAAATCCTAAAGTCCTAAAGTTTGTAGCCGATTACAACCTTGTTCCAGGATCTTTAGAACTCGATAGAGACTCCGACATTTCGGAAATTCCATTAGCTCAAGAATTGTTTAACTACCCTTTTGTAAGTCGTATTTTTATCACGGCTAACTTCATCGCGGTAGCCAAAGAAGATTCTGTAGAATGGGAACATATTACGGAAAGTCTTAAAAATGTTATTGAAGACGAACTTTTGGCAAATCCAAGAATTTACCTTCAAAAGAAAAAAGAATTGTACCAAATCTATTCGGAGATGACGCCCAATCCAGCGGTGATGAAATTCGTTTCTAACAAATTGCTTTTGGACGGCTTTCTCGAATGCAAAAATGCACAAGACGCAGAGCTTGTACCTTTAGCAAAAGCGCTTTTCGACGAATTCGATTTTGTAAAAGAAATTTTCATCAGTGATAATTTTGTGGCTGTCACCAAAGACAATCAATACGAATGGCACCAGATTATGACGCAAGTTCGTTCCAAAGTTGCTGATTATCTTCAGGCAGGAGGCGAAGTTTCAAACATCGAGCCTCATCCGCATGAGAATCCAGTTCAGAAAATTTTAAATCGTGACTATACCGATAACGAGCAAAAAATCAGCGATATCCTCATGGAATATGTTGCTCCAGCTGTAGAAAACGATGGTGGAAAAATCTCCTTGATGGAATATGATGAAGAGAGCAAAACAGCTAAAATGCTTTTACAAGGCGCATGTAGCGGTTGTCCTTCTTCCACTGCAACCCTTAAAAATGGCATCGAAAATATTTTAAAACAATTTGTACCAGATTTAGTGGACAAAGTAGAAGCTGTTAATGGCTAA
- a CDS encoding gamma carbonic anhydrase family protein, producing MAIVKELLGKTPKIGENTWLAETATIVGDVEMGKDCSVWFNAVIRGDVHYIKIGDRVNIQDNAMVHCTYQKSPTVIGNNVSIGHNAIVHGCTLKDNVLIGMGAIVMDDCVIESNSIVAAGAVVTANTHISEGEIWAGVPAKKVKDVSQQLIEGEINRIANNYMKYSSWYKE from the coding sequence ATGGCAATAGTTAAAGAACTTTTGGGGAAAACGCCCAAAATAGGTGAAAATACGTGGCTTGCAGAGACGGCAACTATCGTAGGAGATGTGGAGATGGGAAAAGATTGCAGCGTTTGGTTCAATGCGGTGATAAGAGGGGATGTACATTACATCAAAATAGGTGATCGTGTAAATATCCAAGACAACGCGATGGTGCATTGTACTTACCAAAAAAGTCCAACAGTTATTGGAAATAACGTGTCCATAGGACATAACGCTATTGTGCATGGTTGTACTTTGAAAGATAATGTGTTGATAGGGATGGGGGCTATTGTAATGGATGATTGCGTTATAGAAAGTAATTCTATTGTCGCGGCTGGCGCGGTTGTAACGGCAAATACCCATATTAGCGAAGGTGAAATTTGGGCAGGCGTTCCTGCAAAAAAAGTGAAAGATGTGTCGCAACAATTAATAGAAGGCGAAATCAACCGAATTGCCAATAATTACATGAAATATTCTAGTTGGTATAAAGAATAA